One stretch of Corvus hawaiiensis isolate bCorHaw1 chromosome 1, bCorHaw1.pri.cur, whole genome shotgun sequence DNA includes these proteins:
- the MED29 gene encoding LOW QUALITY PROTEIN: mediator of RNA polymerase II transcription subunit 29 (The sequence of the model RefSeq protein was modified relative to this genomic sequence to represent the inferred CDS: deleted 1 base in 1 codon) — translation MAAPPPPPAAPGPGPPSAPAGPGPAAGPGAGPGPPPGAAQGPALPAQAAAAQAQDFDPVQRFRLLLPQLKESLQTLMKVAAQNLVQNSSIDNGQKSADGALQRFDKSLEEFYALCDQLELCLRLAHECLSQSFDSAKHAPALVPAAPKGEGGAGAETLPYTQYLPLIKAQIAGAKDIHNALLEGTNKITGKLPPPGGP, via the exons AtggcggcgccgccgccgcctccggcTGCGCCGGGCCCGGGGCCTCCCTCAgcgcccgcggggccggggccggcggcggggcccggagcggggccggggccgcccccgggggCCGCGCAGGGCCCCGCGCTGCCCgcgcaggcggcggcggcgcaggCGCAGGATTTTGATCCCGTGCAGCGCTtccggctgctgctgccgcAGCTGAAGGAGAGCCTGCAG ACCCTGATGAAGGTGGCAGCTCAGAACCTGGTGCAGAACTCCAGCATCGACAATGGGCA GAAGAGCGCAGATGGGGCCCTGCAGCGCTTTGACAAGAGCCTGGAGGAGTTCTACGCCCTGTGTgaccagctggagctgtgcctg CGCCTGGCCCACGAGTGCCTCTCGCAGAGCTTCGACAGCGCCAAGCACGCCCCGGCCCTGGTGCCCGCAGCCCCCAAGGGCGAGGGGGGGGCC GGGGCCGAGACCCTGCCCTACACCCAGTACCTGCCGCTGATCAAGGCGCAGATCGCGGGCGCCAAGGACATCCACAACGCGCTGCTCGAGGGCACCAACAAGATCACGGGCAAGCTGCCCCCGCCGGGGGGGCCCTGa